In Chrysoperla carnea chromosome 2, inChrCarn1.1, whole genome shotgun sequence, the following proteins share a genomic window:
- the LOC123294099 gene encoding zinc finger protein ztf-16 isoform X1, giving the protein MPSPGGDSHWKIEMADVAGEADSGGARIADSVPTSDSVISVPIVTTRSRHLTRAVSAAAIARVEEPQDNDDKVTASSNYDSADGGVTQIHRCDQCDIYESASHSALLAHVAQCHSREAETVPETVVVTPTVIPTVVKNEITTAVIPPVIKNENNNQPADRPHRKLFECDVCNMKFSNGANMRRHRMRHTGVKPYECRVCQKRFFRKDHLAEHFTTHTKTLPYHCPICNRGFQRQIAMRAHFQNEHVGQHDLVKSCPLCSYRAGSMKSLRVHFFNRHGIDLDNPGPAGSQASLLAAAAAAGRLPQMDPATMNALSNLSVSVQNYSDSGESTGARSADNATPPMHFLTPHVEISMADAPASFSPSQQGGEASQQRVNGECPNSPQSADSNSNAPSSSLMHSNQNHGGLSETSITPSISLIPIKQEPQSEDNMPTFDTSKLRGITLNGPVNLSTSTASGSVQLQTATSSSLSSLIKVSPLKSLLREDLKRKMATRNTSTRNRTNNMSPNPGTAESGGGSNNDHPSSNTATTTTTNGIITSTGPEHPSDSSTVWRFLSKRGLNGLNCTYCGIGFPDQTLYFLHKGCHSDANPWKCNICGEQCSNVYEFNSHLLSKSHQ; this is encoded by the exons at GCCATCTCCTGGAGGTGATTCACATTGGAAAATAGAGATGGCGGATGTAGCCGGTGAAGCAGATTCTGGCGGGGCACGAATTGCTGATTCCGTACCAACAAGTGATTCAGTGATTTCAGTACCGATTGTAACAACTCGTAGTCGCCATTTAACTCGGGCGGTTAGTGCAGCGGCCATTGCTCGTGTTGAAGAACCACAGGACAACGATGATAAAGTAACAGCATCGAGTAACTATGATTCAGCTGATGGTGGAGTCACTCAAATTCACAGATGCGATCAGTGTGATATATATGAATCGGCTAGTCATTCAGCATTATTAGCTCATGTAGCGCAATGTCACAGTCGGGAAGCTGAAACAGTACCGGAAACGGTGGTTGTAACACCCACAGTAATACCGACAGtagttaaaaatgaaatcacAACTGCAGTTATACCTCCtgttatcaaaaatgaaaacaataatcaGCCGGCAGATCGaccacatcgaaaattattcGAATGTGACGTATGTAATATGAAATTCTCAAACGGCGCCAATATGCGACGACATCGAATGCGGCACACTGGCGTTAAACCGTATGAATGTCGTGTATGTCAAAAACGATTCTTTCGAAAAGATCATTTAGCTGAACACTTTACAACACATACCAAAACACTGCCTTATCATTGCCCAATATGTAATCGTGGCTTTCAACGACAAATCGCTATGCGTGCACATTTTCAGAACGAACATGTTGGTCAACACGATTTGGTGAAGTCATGCCCATTATGTAGTTACCGTGCTGGATCTATGAAAAGTCTTAGGGTTCACTTTTTCAATAG ACATGGCATAGATTTAGATAATCCAGGTCCTGCTGGTAGTCAAGCATCATTGTTAGCGGCCGCTGCAGCAGCTGGTCGTTTACCACAAATGGATCCGGCCACAATGAATGCACTTAGTAACTTATCAGTGAGCGTTCAAAATTATAGTGATTCTGGTGAATCGACAGGAGCTCGATCCGCTGATAATGCAACACCTCCTATGCATTTCTTAACACCACATGTGGAAATATCTATGGCTGATGCTCCTGCCTCATTTTCACCGTCACAG CAAGGAGGAGAAGCCTCACAACAACGCGTAAACGGTGAATGTCCAAATTCACCTCAATCCGCCGATTCCAATTCAAATGCTCCGTCCAGCAGTCTGATGCATTCCAATCAAAATCATGGTGGTCTCTCAGAGACATCAATCACACCATCGATTTCACTGATTCCAATCAAACAAGAACCACAATCTGAAGACAATATGCCAACATTTGATACAAGTAAATTACGTGGCATTACATTAAATGGTCCAGTAAACTTATCAACATCGACAGCCTCTGGAAGCGTACAACTACAAACAGCAACATCAAGCAGCCTATCATCACTAATAAAAGTATCACCATTAAAATCATTGCTACGTGAAGATTTAAAACGTAAAATGGCAACACGTAACACCTCGACGAGAAACCGTACAAATAACATGTCACCAAATCCAGGCACGGCAGAAAGTGGAGGAGGATCAAATAATGATCATCCTTCCTCAAATACAGCAACCACAACAACCACTAATGGTATTATTACTTCAACAGGTCCAGAACATCCATCGGATTCATCAACCGTATGGCGTTTTCTTAGTAAGCGTGGTTTAAATGGATTGAATTGTACATATTGTGGTATCGGTTTCCCCGATCAAACATTGTATTTTCTACACAAAGGATGCCATTCTGATGCAAATCCATGgaaatgtaatatttgtggTGAACAGTGCTCAAATGTTTACGAGTTTAATTCACATTTATTGAGTAAAAGTCATCAGTAG
- the LOC123294099 gene encoding zinc finger protein ztf-16 isoform X2, translated as MADVAGEADSGGARIADSVPTSDSVISVPIVTTRSRHLTRAVSAAAIARVEEPQDNDDKVTASSNYDSADGGVTQIHRCDQCDIYESASHSALLAHVAQCHSREAETVPETVVVTPTVIPTVVKNEITTAVIPPVIKNENNNQPADRPHRKLFECDVCNMKFSNGANMRRHRMRHTGVKPYECRVCQKRFFRKDHLAEHFTTHTKTLPYHCPICNRGFQRQIAMRAHFQNEHVGQHDLVKSCPLCSYRAGSMKSLRVHFFNRHGIDLDNPGPAGSQASLLAAAAAAGRLPQMDPATMNALSNLSVSVQNYSDSGESTGARSADNATPPMHFLTPHVEISMADAPASFSPSQQGGEASQQRVNGECPNSPQSADSNSNAPSSSLMHSNQNHGGLSETSITPSISLIPIKQEPQSEDNMPTFDTSKLRGITLNGPVNLSTSTASGSVQLQTATSSSLSSLIKVSPLKSLLREDLKRKMATRNTSTRNRTNNMSPNPGTAESGGGSNNDHPSSNTATTTTTNGIITSTGPEHPSDSSTVWRFLSKRGLNGLNCTYCGIGFPDQTLYFLHKGCHSDANPWKCNICGEQCSNVYEFNSHLLSKSHQ; from the exons ATGGCGGATGTAGCCGGTGAAGCAGATTCTGGCGGGGCACGAATTGCTGATTCCGTACCAACAAGTGATTCAGTGATTTCAGTACCGATTGTAACAACTCGTAGTCGCCATTTAACTCGGGCGGTTAGTGCAGCGGCCATTGCTCGTGTTGAAGAACCACAGGACAACGATGATAAAGTAACAGCATCGAGTAACTATGATTCAGCTGATGGTGGAGTCACTCAAATTCACAGATGCGATCAGTGTGATATATATGAATCGGCTAGTCATTCAGCATTATTAGCTCATGTAGCGCAATGTCACAGTCGGGAAGCTGAAACAGTACCGGAAACGGTGGTTGTAACACCCACAGTAATACCGACAGtagttaaaaatgaaatcacAACTGCAGTTATACCTCCtgttatcaaaaatgaaaacaataatcaGCCGGCAGATCGaccacatcgaaaattattcGAATGTGACGTATGTAATATGAAATTCTCAAACGGCGCCAATATGCGACGACATCGAATGCGGCACACTGGCGTTAAACCGTATGAATGTCGTGTATGTCAAAAACGATTCTTTCGAAAAGATCATTTAGCTGAACACTTTACAACACATACCAAAACACTGCCTTATCATTGCCCAATATGTAATCGTGGCTTTCAACGACAAATCGCTATGCGTGCACATTTTCAGAACGAACATGTTGGTCAACACGATTTGGTGAAGTCATGCCCATTATGTAGTTACCGTGCTGGATCTATGAAAAGTCTTAGGGTTCACTTTTTCAATAG ACATGGCATAGATTTAGATAATCCAGGTCCTGCTGGTAGTCAAGCATCATTGTTAGCGGCCGCTGCAGCAGCTGGTCGTTTACCACAAATGGATCCGGCCACAATGAATGCACTTAGTAACTTATCAGTGAGCGTTCAAAATTATAGTGATTCTGGTGAATCGACAGGAGCTCGATCCGCTGATAATGCAACACCTCCTATGCATTTCTTAACACCACATGTGGAAATATCTATGGCTGATGCTCCTGCCTCATTTTCACCGTCACAG CAAGGAGGAGAAGCCTCACAACAACGCGTAAACGGTGAATGTCCAAATTCACCTCAATCCGCCGATTCCAATTCAAATGCTCCGTCCAGCAGTCTGATGCATTCCAATCAAAATCATGGTGGTCTCTCAGAGACATCAATCACACCATCGATTTCACTGATTCCAATCAAACAAGAACCACAATCTGAAGACAATATGCCAACATTTGATACAAGTAAATTACGTGGCATTACATTAAATGGTCCAGTAAACTTATCAACATCGACAGCCTCTGGAAGCGTACAACTACAAACAGCAACATCAAGCAGCCTATCATCACTAATAAAAGTATCACCATTAAAATCATTGCTACGTGAAGATTTAAAACGTAAAATGGCAACACGTAACACCTCGACGAGAAACCGTACAAATAACATGTCACCAAATCCAGGCACGGCAGAAAGTGGAGGAGGATCAAATAATGATCATCCTTCCTCAAATACAGCAACCACAACAACCACTAATGGTATTATTACTTCAACAGGTCCAGAACATCCATCGGATTCATCAACCGTATGGCGTTTTCTTAGTAAGCGTGGTTTAAATGGATTGAATTGTACATATTGTGGTATCGGTTTCCCCGATCAAACATTGTATTTTCTACACAAAGGATGCCATTCTGATGCAAATCCATGgaaatgtaatatttgtggTGAACAGTGCTCAAATGTTTACGAGTTTAATTCACATTTATTGAGTAAAAGTCATCAGTAG
- the LOC123294099 gene encoding zinc finger protein ztf-16 isoform X3 yields MPSPGGDSHWKIEMADVAGEADSGGARIADSVPTSDSVISVPIVTTRSRHLTRAVSAAAIARVEEPQDNDDKVTASSNYDSADGGVTQIHRCDQCDIYESASHSALLAHVAQCHSREAETVPETVVVTPTVIPTVVKNEITTAVIPPVIKNENNNQPADRPHRKLFECDVCNMKFSNGANMRRHRMRHTGVKPYECRVCQKRFFRKDHLAEHFTTHTKTLPYHCPICNRGFQRQIAMRAHFQNEHVGQHDLVKSCPLCSYRAGSMKSLRVHFFNRHGIDLDNPGPAGSQASLLAAAAAAGRLPQMDPATMNALSNLSVSVQNYSDSGESTGARSADNATPPMHFLTPHVEISMADAPASFSPSQQGGEASQQRVNGECPNSPQSADSNSNAPSSSLMHSNQNHGGLSETSITPSISLIPIKQEPQSEDNMPTFDTSKLRGITLNGPVNLSTSTASGSVQLQTATSSSLSSLIKVSPLKSLLREDLKRKMATRNTSTRNRTNNMSPNPGPEHPSDSSTVWRFLSKRGLNGLNCTYCGIGFPDQTLYFLHKGCHSDANPWKCNICGEQCSNVYEFNSHLLSKSHQ; encoded by the exons at GCCATCTCCTGGAGGTGATTCACATTGGAAAATAGAGATGGCGGATGTAGCCGGTGAAGCAGATTCTGGCGGGGCACGAATTGCTGATTCCGTACCAACAAGTGATTCAGTGATTTCAGTACCGATTGTAACAACTCGTAGTCGCCATTTAACTCGGGCGGTTAGTGCAGCGGCCATTGCTCGTGTTGAAGAACCACAGGACAACGATGATAAAGTAACAGCATCGAGTAACTATGATTCAGCTGATGGTGGAGTCACTCAAATTCACAGATGCGATCAGTGTGATATATATGAATCGGCTAGTCATTCAGCATTATTAGCTCATGTAGCGCAATGTCACAGTCGGGAAGCTGAAACAGTACCGGAAACGGTGGTTGTAACACCCACAGTAATACCGACAGtagttaaaaatgaaatcacAACTGCAGTTATACCTCCtgttatcaaaaatgaaaacaataatcaGCCGGCAGATCGaccacatcgaaaattattcGAATGTGACGTATGTAATATGAAATTCTCAAACGGCGCCAATATGCGACGACATCGAATGCGGCACACTGGCGTTAAACCGTATGAATGTCGTGTATGTCAAAAACGATTCTTTCGAAAAGATCATTTAGCTGAACACTTTACAACACATACCAAAACACTGCCTTATCATTGCCCAATATGTAATCGTGGCTTTCAACGACAAATCGCTATGCGTGCACATTTTCAGAACGAACATGTTGGTCAACACGATTTGGTGAAGTCATGCCCATTATGTAGTTACCGTGCTGGATCTATGAAAAGTCTTAGGGTTCACTTTTTCAATAG ACATGGCATAGATTTAGATAATCCAGGTCCTGCTGGTAGTCAAGCATCATTGTTAGCGGCCGCTGCAGCAGCTGGTCGTTTACCACAAATGGATCCGGCCACAATGAATGCACTTAGTAACTTATCAGTGAGCGTTCAAAATTATAGTGATTCTGGTGAATCGACAGGAGCTCGATCCGCTGATAATGCAACACCTCCTATGCATTTCTTAACACCACATGTGGAAATATCTATGGCTGATGCTCCTGCCTCATTTTCACCGTCACAG CAAGGAGGAGAAGCCTCACAACAACGCGTAAACGGTGAATGTCCAAATTCACCTCAATCCGCCGATTCCAATTCAAATGCTCCGTCCAGCAGTCTGATGCATTCCAATCAAAATCATGGTGGTCTCTCAGAGACATCAATCACACCATCGATTTCACTGATTCCAATCAAACAAGAACCACAATCTGAAGACAATATGCCAACATTTGATACAAGTAAATTACGTGGCATTACATTAAATGGTCCAGTAAACTTATCAACATCGACAGCCTCTGGAAGCGTACAACTACAAACAGCAACATCAAGCAGCCTATCATCACTAATAAAAGTATCACCATTAAAATCATTGCTACGTGAAGATTTAAAACGTAAAATGGCAACACGTAACACCTCGACGAGAAACCGTACAAATAACATGTCACCAAATCCAG GTCCAGAACATCCATCGGATTCATCAACCGTATGGCGTTTTCTTAGTAAGCGTGGTTTAAATGGATTGAATTGTACATATTGTGGTATCGGTTTCCCCGATCAAACATTGTATTTTCTACACAAAGGATGCCATTCTGATGCAAATCCATGgaaatgtaatatttgtggTGAACAGTGCTCAAATGTTTACGAGTTTAATTCACATTTATTGAGTAAAAGTCATCAGTAG
- the LOC123294099 gene encoding zinc finger protein ztf-16 isoform X4, which produces MPSPGGDSHWKIEMADVAGEADSGGARIADSVPTSDSVISVPIVTTRSRHLTRAVSAAAIARVEEPQDNDDKVTASSNYDSADGGVTQIHRCDQCDIYESASHSALLAHVAQCHIIPPVIKNENNNQPADRPHRKLFECDVCNMKFSNGANMRRHRMRHTGVKPYECRVCQKRFFRKDHLAEHFTTHTKTLPYHCPICNRGFQRQIAMRAHFQNEHVGQHDLVKSCPLCSYRAGSMKSLRVHFFNRHGIDLDNPGPAGSQASLLAAAAAAGRLPQMDPATMNALSNLSVSVQNYSDSGESTGARSADNATPPMHFLTPHVEISMADAPASFSPSQQGGEASQQRVNGECPNSPQSADSNSNAPSSSLMHSNQNHGGLSETSITPSISLIPIKQEPQSEDNMPTFDTSKLRGITLNGPVNLSTSTASGSVQLQTATSSSLSSLIKVSPLKSLLREDLKRKMATRNTSTRNRTNNMSPNPGTAESGGGSNNDHPSSNTATTTTTNGIITSTGPEHPSDSSTVWRFLSKRGLNGLNCTYCGIGFPDQTLYFLHKGCHSDANPWKCNICGEQCSNVYEFNSHLLSKSHQ; this is translated from the exons at GCCATCTCCTGGAGGTGATTCACATTGGAAAATAGAGATGGCGGATGTAGCCGGTGAAGCAGATTCTGGCGGGGCACGAATTGCTGATTCCGTACCAACAAGTGATTCAGTGATTTCAGTACCGATTGTAACAACTCGTAGTCGCCATTTAACTCGGGCGGTTAGTGCAGCGGCCATTGCTCGTGTTGAAGAACCACAGGACAACGATGATAAAGTAACAGCATCGAGTAACTATGATTCAGCTGATGGTGGAGTCACTCAAATTCACAGATGCGATCAGTGTGATATATATGAATCGGCTAGTCATTCAGCATTATTAGCTCATGTAGCGCAATGTCACA TTATACCTCCtgttatcaaaaatgaaaacaataatcaGCCGGCAGATCGaccacatcgaaaattattcGAATGTGACGTATGTAATATGAAATTCTCAAACGGCGCCAATATGCGACGACATCGAATGCGGCACACTGGCGTTAAACCGTATGAATGTCGTGTATGTCAAAAACGATTCTTTCGAAAAGATCATTTAGCTGAACACTTTACAACACATACCAAAACACTGCCTTATCATTGCCCAATATGTAATCGTGGCTTTCAACGACAAATCGCTATGCGTGCACATTTTCAGAACGAACATGTTGGTCAACACGATTTGGTGAAGTCATGCCCATTATGTAGTTACCGTGCTGGATCTATGAAAAGTCTTAGGGTTCACTTTTTCAATAG ACATGGCATAGATTTAGATAATCCAGGTCCTGCTGGTAGTCAAGCATCATTGTTAGCGGCCGCTGCAGCAGCTGGTCGTTTACCACAAATGGATCCGGCCACAATGAATGCACTTAGTAACTTATCAGTGAGCGTTCAAAATTATAGTGATTCTGGTGAATCGACAGGAGCTCGATCCGCTGATAATGCAACACCTCCTATGCATTTCTTAACACCACATGTGGAAATATCTATGGCTGATGCTCCTGCCTCATTTTCACCGTCACAG CAAGGAGGAGAAGCCTCACAACAACGCGTAAACGGTGAATGTCCAAATTCACCTCAATCCGCCGATTCCAATTCAAATGCTCCGTCCAGCAGTCTGATGCATTCCAATCAAAATCATGGTGGTCTCTCAGAGACATCAATCACACCATCGATTTCACTGATTCCAATCAAACAAGAACCACAATCTGAAGACAATATGCCAACATTTGATACAAGTAAATTACGTGGCATTACATTAAATGGTCCAGTAAACTTATCAACATCGACAGCCTCTGGAAGCGTACAACTACAAACAGCAACATCAAGCAGCCTATCATCACTAATAAAAGTATCACCATTAAAATCATTGCTACGTGAAGATTTAAAACGTAAAATGGCAACACGTAACACCTCGACGAGAAACCGTACAAATAACATGTCACCAAATCCAGGCACGGCAGAAAGTGGAGGAGGATCAAATAATGATCATCCTTCCTCAAATACAGCAACCACAACAACCACTAATGGTATTATTACTTCAACAGGTCCAGAACATCCATCGGATTCATCAACCGTATGGCGTTTTCTTAGTAAGCGTGGTTTAAATGGATTGAATTGTACATATTGTGGTATCGGTTTCCCCGATCAAACATTGTATTTTCTACACAAAGGATGCCATTCTGATGCAAATCCATGgaaatgtaatatttgtggTGAACAGTGCTCAAATGTTTACGAGTTTAATTCACATTTATTGAGTAAAAGTCATCAGTAG